A genomic window from Camelina sativa cultivar DH55 chromosome 2, Cs, whole genome shotgun sequence includes:
- the LOC104745331 gene encoding uncharacterized protein LOC104745331, producing the protein MKLSVYIVLSILFVSTIYYNIQFTDARQLRKTDDHDHHFTVGHTEDFAPTSPGNSPGIGHKMKEDKENVERFKDDFKPTTPGHSPGVGHSVKNNEPNV; encoded by the coding sequence ATGAAACTCTCAGTTTATATCGTTCTTAGTATTCTCTTTGTTTCGACgatatattataatatacagTTTACCGACGCAAGACAGCTGCGGAAAACAGACGATCATGATCACCATTTCACAGTCGGGCACACTGAGGATTTCGCACCTACTTCTCCGGGTAACAGCCCGGGTATTGGTCATAAGATGAAGGAGGATAAAGAAAATGTTGAAAGATTTAAAGATGACTTTAAACCTACGACACCAGGACATAGTCCCGGCGTTGGACATTCTGTCAAGAACAATGAGCCTAATGTTTAG